One part of the Sardina pilchardus chromosome 5, fSarPil1.1, whole genome shotgun sequence genome encodes these proteins:
- the zmp:0000001268 gene encoding CYTL1 domain-containing protein, whose translation MASTGNCLVFLIVVSFVRGSPPPYWTSPPTCYSKVLDMGRDVSARVADLKADPETSRCADHMPYLYIDVHNACIMETMRNFMTMIERMRQRRCGYTRKAQELRMKLRQLHMIISQRCHGDLVFTIDDCAALERGTRTS comes from the exons ATGGCCAGCACTGGCAACTGCCTCGTCTTTTTGATCGTCGTCTCGTTTGTCCGAGGCAGCCCTCCACCATACTGGACCAGTCCACCAACATGCTACTCCAAAGTGCTGGACATGGGCAGGGACGTCAGTGCCCGTGTAGCGGACTTGAAGGCTGACCCTGAAACT AGTCGTTGTGCTGACCACATGCCATACCTGTACATTGACGTGCAT AATGCCTGCATCATGGAGACGATGCGCAACTTCATGACCATGATCGAGCGCATGCGACAGAGGCGCTGTGGGTACACACGCAAAGCCCAGGAGCTGCGCATGAAGTTACGCCAGCTTCACATGATCATCTCCCAGAGGTGTCATGGG GACCTGGTGTTCACAATTGATGACTGTGCTGCATTGGAGAGAGGAACAAGAACTTCCTAA